In Asterias rubens chromosome 15, eAstRub1.3, whole genome shotgun sequence, a genomic segment contains:
- the LOC117300024 gene encoding tRNA-specific adenosine deaminase 2-like, giving the protein MEDAEKPHRNWMKKALDSATAALNRGEVPVGCLLIYDNKVIATGNNRVNETMNATRHAESIAIEGALQWCRENCLASEDVFKETTLYVTVEPCIMCASALRMIGVPLVVYGCANERFGGCGSVICIHSDNIPSLGKPFQCIPGIYKKKAIQLLKNFYKGQNPNAPNPKVKPGKDT; this is encoded by the coding sequence ATGGAGGATGCAGAGAAACCTCATAGGAATTGGATGAAGAAAGCATTGGATTCAGCAACTGCTGCCCTCAATCGGGGAGAAGTCCCAGTTGGGTGCTTACTTATTTATGATAACAAGGTCATCGCTACCGGCAACAACAGAGTCAATGAAACCATGAATGCTACGAGACATGCTGAGTCCATTGCTATAGAGGGTGCTCTTCAATGGTGCAGAGAAAACTGTTTGGCATCAGAAGATGTCTTTAAGGAGACAACTTTATATGTGACTGTAGAGCCGTGTATTATGTGTGCGAGTGCTTTGCGAATGATTGGTGTACCATTAGTGGTGTATGGTTGTGCGAATGAACGATTTGGTGGTTGTGGATCAGTCATTTGTATCCACTCTGATAATATTCCTTCTCTGGGAAAACCATTTCAATGCATTCCAGGAATTTATAAAAAGAAAGCCATCCAGCTTTTGAAAAACTTTTATAAAGGACAAAATCCAAATGCACCAAATCCAAAAGTCAAGCCTGGGAAAGATACATAA